The following are encoded together in the Nisaea sediminum genome:
- a CDS encoding DUF4286 family protein: MTDAVMAVWGDATPECDAEFSEWYHREHIPERVAMPGWRNGRRYRKLGRGKHRYLAAYDVERLACFDDPVYRQALDNPSDWTQRMMREFRNFVRATSRVRFSSGEVLGSVVATVRYAPGKGDAEEIARWLAGSALHDIRNREGITRVQHWEADLGRSLTKTGEQSIRTGKDGEAPFTAVIEGTDRAFVEAALEEAGIVEGLKARGAARIEAGLYQMMFALHE; this comes from the coding sequence ATGACAGACGCGGTAATGGCGGTCTGGGGCGACGCGACGCCCGAATGCGACGCCGAGTTCAGCGAATGGTATCACCGCGAGCATATCCCGGAGCGGGTCGCCATGCCGGGCTGGCGCAACGGGCGGCGCTACCGCAAGCTCGGTCGCGGGAAACACAGGTACCTCGCGGCCTACGATGTCGAGCGGCTGGCCTGCTTCGACGATCCGGTCTACCGCCAGGCGCTCGACAACCCGTCGGACTGGACCCAGCGGATGATGCGGGAGTTCCGCAATTTCGTCCGCGCGACCAGCCGCGTCCGCTTCTCCAGCGGCGAGGTGCTGGGATCGGTGGTCGCGACCGTGCGCTACGCGCCGGGCAAGGGCGACGCGGAGGAAATCGCCCGCTGGCTTGCCGGCTCCGCCCTGCATGACATCCGCAACCGCGAGGGCATCACGCGCGTGCAGCACTGGGAGGCCGATCTCGGCCGCTCGCTCACGAAGACCGGGGAGCAGTCGATCCGCACGGGCAAGGACGGCGAGGCGCCGTTCACGGCAGTGATCGAGGGCACCGACCGCGCCTTCGTCGAGGCGGCGCTGGAGGAGGCCGGGATCGTCGAGGGTCTCAAGGCGCGCGGTGCGGCGCGGATCGAGGCCGGGCTCTACCAGATGATGTTCGCGCTGCACGAGTGA
- a CDS encoding quinone oxidoreductase family protein has product MADAITIHEQGGPEVMRYEEVSVGAPGPGEVRLRQTCIGLNYIDVYQRAGVYKFDLPACIGMEAAGVVEAVGDGVEVVKVGDRVGYVMGAPGAYATERIYPAERLIPLPDDIGDEQAAGSMLKGLTVSYLLRRTFPVQAGQTVLLHAAAGGVGTIACQWLKRLGATVIGTVGSDEKAEIARAHGCDHPIVYTREDFRARVMEITGGEGVPVVYDGVGAAVFEGSLGALARFGTLVHFGAASGPAPAVDPKLLAPKALYFTRPGLAPHTATRELTLDIADALFQKIREGVKIEINQSYDLKDAAEAHRALEARETTGSTIFRV; this is encoded by the coding sequence ATGGCCGACGCAATCACGATCCACGAACAGGGCGGTCCCGAGGTGATGCGCTACGAGGAGGTCTCGGTCGGCGCTCCGGGGCCGGGCGAGGTGCGGCTCAGGCAGACATGCATCGGGCTCAACTATATCGACGTCTACCAGCGCGCGGGCGTCTACAAGTTCGACCTGCCGGCCTGCATCGGCATGGAGGCGGCGGGCGTGGTCGAGGCGGTCGGAGACGGTGTCGAGGTGGTGAAGGTGGGCGACCGGGTCGGCTATGTCATGGGCGCGCCCGGCGCCTATGCGACCGAACGGATCTACCCGGCGGAACGGCTGATCCCGCTGCCGGACGATATCGGCGACGAGCAGGCCGCAGGCTCCATGCTGAAGGGGCTCACCGTCTCCTACCTCTTGCGCCGCACCTTTCCGGTGCAGGCCGGCCAGACCGTGCTGCTGCACGCGGCGGCGGGCGGCGTCGGGACCATCGCCTGCCAGTGGCTGAAGAGGCTCGGCGCGACGGTGATCGGCACCGTCGGCTCGGACGAGAAGGCGGAGATCGCGCGGGCGCATGGCTGCGACCATCCGATCGTCTATACGCGCGAGGATTTCCGGGCCCGGGTGATGGAGATCACCGGCGGCGAAGGCGTTCCCGTGGTCTATGACGGCGTCGGCGCCGCGGTCTTCGAGGGCTCGCTCGGCGCGCTCGCCCGCTTCGGCACGCTGGTGCATTTCGGCGCCGCCTCCGGCCCCGCGCCCGCGGTCGATCCGAAGCTGCTCGCCCCCAAGGCGCTCTACTTCACCCGCCCCGGCCTCGCCCCGCACACGGCGACGCGGGAGCTCACGCTCGATATCGCGGACGCCCTCTTCCAGAAGATCCGCGAGGGCGTGAAGATCGAGATCAACCAGAGCTACGATCTCAAGGACGCCGCCGAGGCCCATCGCGCACTCGAGGCGCGGGAGACCACGGGTTCGACGATCTTCAGGGTCTGA
- a CDS encoding DUF748 domain-containing protein — protein sequence MSSGNGSEWARGRDTPRQRRRDEMKRLLGIVVGGLAVLLVVVAGIFFFVLSNLDGIVKDVIESQGSEVAGVPVTVTGVEIKPFDGRGAISGLTVGNPSGFKSDSAVELGGISVSIDTASVTQPVIVIKEISVDRPKVTYELAPGGNNIDAISANVKKSTGDGSAGKAEPGESDAAERKLVIEVLNIRGGTVRVAASTGILGDQQIEGSLPDITLRDIGKDSGGATPEQIAEKVMAAITSAASQTAGTLGVGKTLEGLKDNLGKLTGGAIPTDSESTKKALEDAGKKLDGTVGEGLKKLFGN from the coding sequence ATTTCAAGTGGGAACGGTAGTGAATGGGCGCGCGGCCGGGATACCCCGCGCCAGAGACGGAGAGATGAGATGAAACGTCTTCTGGGCATTGTCGTCGGCGGCCTCGCGGTCCTTCTGGTGGTCGTCGCCGGGATCTTCTTCTTCGTGCTGTCCAATCTCGACGGCATCGTGAAGGACGTGATCGAGAGCCAAGGCTCGGAGGTCGCGGGCGTGCCGGTGACCGTCACCGGGGTCGAGATCAAACCGTTCGACGGGCGCGGCGCGATCAGCGGGCTGACGGTCGGCAACCCCTCCGGATTCAAGAGCGACAGCGCGGTCGAACTCGGCGGCATCAGTGTCTCGATCGACACGGCGAGCGTCACCCAGCCGGTCATCGTCATCAAGGAAATCTCCGTCGACCGGCCGAAAGTGACCTACGAGCTTGCCCCCGGCGGCAACAATATCGACGCGATCTCCGCCAATGTGAAGAAGAGCACGGGCGACGGTTCGGCGGGCAAGGCGGAGCCGGGCGAGAGCGACGCGGCAGAGCGGAAGCTCGTGATCGAGGTGCTCAACATCCGTGGCGGCACGGTGCGTGTCGCAGCCTCCACAGGCATTCTCGGCGACCAGCAGATCGAGGGCAGCCTGCCGGACATCACGCTGCGCGACATCGGCAAAGACAGCGGCGGCGCGACGCCCGAGCAAATCGCGGAGAAGGTCATGGCCGCGATCACCTCGGCGGCGAGCCAGACGGCGGGCACGCTCGGCGTCGGCAAGACGCTCGAGGGACTGAAGGACAATCTCGGCAAGCTCACCGGCGGGGCGATCCCGACCGACAGCGAAAGCACCAAGAAGGCGCTGGAGGATGCCGGAAAGAAACTCGACGGCACGGTCGGCGAAGGGCTGAAGAAGCTGTTCGGCAACTGA
- a CDS encoding glutathione S-transferase family protein: protein MKIIPSTAPELPSSGLHLFHFGTSSCSQKLRIALRMKGVSWTGHIVDLSAHENYGADFLALNPRGMVPVLVLDGAVHVESNDILMLLEERFPEPCLFPAPQREEISALLAEEDALHHDLRRLSFRFVHGRSGTTKTPELMRAYREGGPTDAKKEAEIAFYERLAETGLDEETCSASAERFRAAFDRFEARLADHPFLIGDQLTVIDIAWFVYAYRLTAGGYPLKELHPRIHAWFEARREMPGWEEEVALPPVVVERAAAALARDRAKGSTLAALLGAPGSG from the coding sequence ATGAAGATCATCCCGAGCACCGCCCCGGAACTCCCCTCCTCCGGCCTGCACCTCTTCCATTTCGGAACCTCCTCCTGCTCGCAGAAGCTCCGCATCGCGCTCCGGATGAAAGGCGTGTCCTGGACGGGCCATATCGTCGATCTCTCCGCCCACGAAAATTACGGGGCCGACTTCCTCGCACTCAATCCGCGCGGGATGGTGCCGGTGCTGGTGCTCGACGGTGCGGTGCATGTCGAGAGCAACGACATCCTCATGCTTCTGGAGGAGCGCTTTCCGGAGCCCTGCCTCTTCCCCGCGCCGCAAAGGGAGGAGATCTCGGCACTGCTGGCCGAGGAGGACGCGCTGCATCACGATCTCCGGCGCCTCAGCTTCCGCTTCGTGCATGGCCGCAGCGGCACGACAAAGACTCCGGAGCTGATGCGAGCCTATCGCGAGGGCGGGCCCACGGATGCGAAGAAGGAAGCAGAGATCGCCTTCTACGAACGGCTCGCGGAAACCGGGCTCGACGAGGAGACCTGCAGCGCCTCGGCGGAAAGGTTCCGCGCCGCCTTCGACCGGTTCGAGGCGCGGCTGGCGGATCATCCCTTCCTCATCGGCGACCAGCTCACGGTCATCGACATCGCATGGTTCGTCTATGCCTACCGTCTCACCGCCGGGGGCTATCCTCTGAAAGAACTGCATCCGCGGATTCACGCATGGTTCGAGGCGCGGCGCGAGATGCCGGGCTGGGAAGAGGAAGTCGCCCTACCGCCCGTCGTGGTCGAGCGCGCCGCGGCAGCGCTCGCGCGGGATAGGGCGAAGGGATCGACGCTCGCCGCGCTGCTGGGGGCCCCAGGCTCCGGCTGA
- a CDS encoding M20/M25/M40 family metallo-hydrolase: protein MDFNALPFDSDAMCAGLRPWIECESPTHDAAAVDRMIDLASYDLAAMGATIERIPGRMGLGGSVRASFPHAKAGEPGILIAGHMDTVHPVGTLAKLPFRREGGKCWGPGIQDMKGGNYLALEAIRRLAAANIATKLPVTVLFTPDEEIGTPATRELIEATARRQKYVLVPEPARADGGVVWGRYAIARFNLRTTGTPIHAGVDPRLGRSAVREMARRILEIEEMSTDSCTFSVGCVVSDQRHVNCVPSGCSAEALSMAKRQADLDQGVEKMLALNNPDGEVGFHVARGVTRPVWEPGEADKALFEHAKRLAADLGFEIDAHMAGGGSDGNFTGALGIPTLDSLGVRGAGLHTLDEHIEVESLAERGKLMAGLLATLS, encoded by the coding sequence ATGGACTTCAACGCCCTGCCCTTCGATTCCGACGCCATGTGCGCCGGCCTCCGCCCGTGGATCGAATGCGAGAGCCCGACCCACGACGCGGCTGCGGTCGACCGGATGATCGACCTTGCGAGCTACGACCTCGCGGCGATGGGCGCGACGATCGAGCGGATTCCGGGGCGCATGGGCCTCGGCGGCTCGGTGCGCGCCAGCTTCCCGCATGCGAAGGCGGGCGAACCGGGCATCCTGATCGCGGGGCACATGGATACTGTGCATCCCGTCGGCACGCTCGCGAAGCTCCCCTTCCGGCGCGAGGGCGGGAAATGCTGGGGGCCCGGCATCCAGGACATGAAGGGCGGCAACTACCTCGCGCTCGAGGCGATCCGCCGGCTCGCCGCGGCGAATATCGCAACGAAGCTGCCCGTCACCGTGCTCTTCACGCCGGACGAGGAGATCGGCACGCCCGCGACACGGGAGCTGATCGAGGCGACGGCGCGGCGCCAGAAATACGTCCTCGTCCCCGAGCCGGCCCGCGCCGACGGCGGCGTGGTCTGGGGCCGCTATGCCATCGCGCGCTTCAACCTCCGGACCACCGGCACCCCGATCCATGCGGGCGTCGATCCGCGCCTCGGGCGCTCGGCGGTCCGGGAAATGGCCCGGCGCATCCTCGAGATCGAGGAGATGAGCACCGACAGCTGCACCTTCTCGGTCGGCTGCGTGGTGTCGGACCAGCGCCACGTCAATTGCGTGCCCTCCGGCTGCTCGGCCGAGGCGCTCTCCATGGCGAAACGGCAGGCGGATCTGGATCAGGGCGTCGAGAAGATGCTGGCGCTGAACAATCCTGACGGAGAGGTCGGCTTCCACGTCGCACGCGGCGTCACGCGCCCGGTCTGGGAGCCGGGCGAAGCCGACAAGGCCTTGTTCGAGCATGCAAAGCGCCTCGCCGCGGATCTGGGTTTCGAAATCGACGCCCATATGGCGGGCGGCGGCTCGGACGGCAATTTCACCGGCGCGCTGGGCATCCCGACCCTCGACTCCCTCGGCGTCCGCGGCGCCGGCCTGCATACGCTGGACGAGCATATCGAAGTGGAGAGCCTCGCCGAGCGGGGCAAGCTGATGGCAGGGCTGCTGGCGACGCTGAGCTGA
- a CDS encoding O-linked N-acetylglucosamine transferase, SPINDLY family protein yields MPARDVAGGFWPTCHLLRRKRSLYDLAGAASLSDTLLGTTTRAGPGWFLLSRVDNAEKHFMRSRTWASEKDRQSALPFPALPQTRPERLKIGYFSADFHDHATMFLIAGLLREHDRAGFELFAYSYGRIRSGDWRKRAEGDVDHFFDVADSSDRDVADLARSHGLDIAVDLKGYTEDARSGIFRHRPAPVQINFLGYPGSMGADFIDYIVADPTIIPDDQRRFYSERIIYLPHSYQPNDNTREIAKTDTTRADFGLPEDGFVFCCFNNNYKIGPCEFDVWMRLLDKVDGSVLWLFRSNIWAEYNLRKEAEKRGVDPARLVFAGKLPHPEHLARHKHADLFIDTFNCNAHTTASDALWGGLPVVTKQGKQFAARVAASLLRAVRLPELIAETEEEYEKRILELASAPDKLSSIKTRLAENRMKEPLFDTWRYTRNFEHGLRQAYDLYFEGKPPEDIWVKEPE; encoded by the coding sequence ATGCCCGCAAGGGATGTCGCGGGCGGTTTCTGGCCGACTTGTCATTTGCTTCGTCGGAAGCGAAGTCTGTATGACCTTGCGGGCGCAGCTTCACTCTCTGATACGCTGCTCGGCACAACGACAAGAGCCGGTCCAGGTTGGTTCTTGTTGTCGCGGGTTGATAACGCGGAAAAGCATTTCATGAGATCCAGGACCTGGGCATCGGAAAAAGACCGGCAGTCGGCACTCCCGTTCCCCGCTTTGCCGCAGACACGTCCGGAACGTTTGAAAATCGGCTACTTCAGCGCCGACTTTCACGATCATGCGACGATGTTCCTGATCGCGGGGCTACTGCGCGAGCACGATCGCGCCGGGTTTGAACTGTTTGCTTACAGTTACGGACGCATCAGGTCGGGAGACTGGCGGAAACGTGCCGAAGGCGATGTTGATCATTTTTTCGATGTCGCGGACTCTTCGGACCGTGACGTTGCGGACCTCGCGCGATCGCATGGTTTGGACATTGCCGTGGACCTCAAAGGCTATACCGAAGACGCGCGCTCCGGCATTTTCCGGCACCGTCCGGCCCCGGTTCAGATCAATTTTCTCGGCTATCCGGGCTCCATGGGGGCGGACTTTATCGATTACATCGTCGCCGACCCCACCATTATTCCGGACGACCAGCGCCGGTTCTATTCGGAGAGAATCATTTATCTCCCGCATAGCTACCAGCCCAATGACAATACGCGCGAGATTGCGAAGACCGATACGACGCGCGCGGACTTCGGCCTGCCCGAAGACGGGTTCGTGTTCTGCTGCTTCAACAACAACTACAAGATCGGCCCGTGCGAGTTCGACGTCTGGATGAGGCTCCTGGACAAGGTCGACGGCAGCGTTCTCTGGCTGTTCAGGTCGAACATATGGGCAGAATATAACCTCCGGAAAGAAGCAGAGAAACGCGGCGTCGATCCCGCGCGTCTCGTGTTCGCGGGAAAGCTCCCGCATCCGGAGCATCTCGCGCGCCACAAGCACGCAGATCTCTTCATCGATACCTTCAATTGTAATGCCCATACGACCGCCAGCGATGCCCTTTGGGGCGGGCTGCCGGTCGTGACCAAGCAGGGGAAACAGTTTGCGGCACGCGTTGCGGCAAGCCTTCTGAGGGCGGTTCGCCTGCCGGAGCTGATCGCCGAGACGGAGGAGGAGTACGAAAAACGCATCCTCGAACTGGCGTCTGCCCCCGACAAGCTGTCGTCGATCAAGACAAGGCTGGCGGAAAACCGCATGAAAGAGCCGCTTTTCGACACCTGGCGATATACGCGCAATTTCGAGCACGGCTTGCGGCAGGCGTATGATCTCTATTTCGAGGGCAAGCCGCCCGAGGATATTTGGGTTAAAGAACCGGAGTAG
- a CDS encoding class I SAM-dependent methyltransferase — translation MKRAVISSMEIRKKYETCPLCGSGKIRESLVGDCRDHPLYRPEIPPTMQWMDCGVCHHQFVDGYFSDDALKLIFSKTNENQKVGYQLEKQRIISARIIEKVIPYKASGIWLDLGFGNGSLLFTAQEYGFDAIGVDLREDNVDVMKKLGFEAYCDLVQDLDFSKNLSVVSMMDVLEHIPYPKTVLDSLFSKMEKDGCLIISMPNTENIIWKQLTLQKSNPYLGEIEHYHNFSRTRLFSLLEECGFKPMKYGISERYRVCMEIVAVKQ, via the coding sequence ATGAAAAGAGCAGTGATCTCGTCAATGGAAATCAGAAAAAAATATGAAACGTGCCCTTTGTGCGGGTCCGGAAAAATAAGAGAATCTCTGGTCGGAGATTGCAGAGATCACCCGCTTTATCGGCCGGAAATTCCTCCGACAATGCAGTGGATGGATTGCGGAGTCTGCCATCATCAGTTTGTTGATGGATATTTCAGTGATGACGCTTTGAAGTTGATATTTTCGAAGACGAATGAAAATCAGAAAGTGGGATACCAGCTTGAGAAGCAGAGAATAATCTCGGCTCGCATAATTGAGAAAGTGATTCCCTACAAAGCCAGTGGCATTTGGCTGGATCTGGGGTTCGGTAATGGGTCTTTGCTGTTTACCGCCCAGGAATATGGTTTTGACGCCATAGGCGTCGACCTGCGGGAAGACAATGTCGACGTCATGAAAAAACTTGGTTTCGAAGCCTATTGCGATCTCGTTCAGGATTTGGATTTTTCGAAGAACTTGTCCGTTGTAAGCATGATGGATGTTTTGGAGCATATTCCGTATCCAAAGACAGTATTGGATTCTCTATTTTCCAAAATGGAAAAGGATGGTTGCCTCATAATTTCAATGCCGAACACTGAAAATATAATCTGGAAACAGCTAACCCTGCAAAAATCAAATCCGTACCTGGGTGAGATCGAGCACTATCATAATTTCAGCAGGACGCGGCTTTTCTCTTTGCTTGAGGAATGCGGTTTCAAGCCTATGAAATACGGAATAAGTGAGCGTTACCGCGTTTGTATGGAAATTGTTGCGGTGAAACAGTGA
- a CDS encoding HNH endonuclease, translating to MSITQKSIKILWSSAGGRCSFPNCWQRLCFHEAEKSAPYTLGEMAHISGEKPGSNRHDPAQTDSERDDYQNLILLCPTHHALIDRKENELIYTVQDLLQMKAAHEARVLEQMEMVHAPTKTAAARLILPLLEENRQTWLHCGPSSELARSQPHNQAAHAVWVSERLSVIVPNNRKLADLLEKYKDLFAPNEQTAVAAFLTHARSYELWVQDVVPYAAVKRFPIEFDNLIRGISNGGT from the coding sequence ATGTCTATCACCCAAAAATCCATAAAAATTCTCTGGTCCTCGGCAGGCGGTCGCTGCTCCTTTCCTAATTGCTGGCAGCGTCTTTGCTTTCACGAGGCTGAAAAATCGGCGCCTTACACACTCGGGGAGATGGCACATATCTCCGGTGAAAAACCGGGGTCCAATCGGCATGACCCTGCTCAGACGGACAGCGAGCGAGATGATTATCAAAATTTGATATTGTTGTGTCCGACGCACCACGCACTAATCGACCGTAAAGAGAATGAGCTTATCTATACGGTTCAGGATTTGCTTCAGATGAAGGCCGCGCACGAAGCGCGGGTGTTGGAACAAATGGAGATGGTCCACGCGCCGACAAAGACAGCTGCTGCCCGCTTGATCCTTCCCCTACTCGAAGAGAATAGGCAGACTTGGCTCCACTGCGGCCCGTCGTCTGAACTCGCCCGCAGCCAACCTCATAACCAAGCAGCACATGCTGTCTGGGTGTCGGAACGTCTCTCGGTTATTGTTCCGAACAACCGAAAGCTCGCAGATCTGCTGGAAAAATATAAAGACCTCTTTGCTCCCAACGAACAAACCGCAGTAGCCGCTTTCTTGACTCATGCAAGGAGTTACGAGCTATGGGTGCAGGACGTAGTGCCATACGCAGCGGTAAAGCGTTTCCCGATCGAATTTGATAATCTTATTAGAGGAATTTCAAATGGGGGCACATAG
- a CDS encoding ASKHA domain-containing protein: MSESDPVSSSGPLDIPDDVYVVFTPSGRRGFVPPGTTVLDAARALGVDLDSVCGGRSMCGRCQIQLSEGEFAKFQITSRPDAISPATKSEERYAEKRGLKPKRRLGCNARVLSNCVIDIPPESQVHRQVVRKRAEVRDIEIRPVTHLHYIEVREPDLHDQSSDFRRLCECLREQWPNWGIADDISCDHAVLTTLQKALREGKWKVTVALREGNRVTGVWPGFRDKIYGLAVDIGSTTMSGHLCDLATGKVLASAGTMNPQIRFGEDLMSRVSYVMMNPDGEEEMTRVVREAVNFLATQTTAEISAGSDEIVELVFVGNPVMHHLMLGIDPTELGGAPFALTIDTAVELSASELDLYLHPGARIYALPCIAGHVGADTAAVVLSETPYKNDEITLIVDVGTNAEIVLGNRDHLLACSSPTGPAFEGAQISSGQRAAPGAIERVRIDPETLEPRFQIIGRDRWSNEPEFAEAAGEIGGITGICGSGIIEAIGEMFLAGMITTDGVIDGALAEKSERIYSDGRTFSYRISETVSVTQTDVRSIQLAKAALYAGARLLMDRRGVDAVDRVVLAGAFGSHIDPKYAMVLGMIPDCELANVTSVGNAAGTGARIALLNGQARKEIEWVVRTIEKVETAVEPRFQEHFVGAMALPHKTDPYARLRAAVKLPEPRSLTGGDGEGGGRRRRRR; the protein is encoded by the coding sequence CGGCTTCGTGCCGCCCGGCACCACCGTGCTCGACGCGGCGCGCGCGCTCGGGGTCGATCTCGATTCCGTCTGCGGCGGCCGCTCCATGTGCGGGCGCTGCCAGATCCAGCTTTCCGAAGGCGAATTCGCGAAGTTCCAGATCACCTCGCGGCCGGATGCCATCAGCCCGGCCACCAAGTCCGAGGAGCGCTATGCCGAGAAGCGCGGCCTGAAGCCGAAGCGGCGGCTCGGCTGCAACGCCAGGGTGCTCTCCAACTGCGTCATCGACATCCCGCCGGAAAGCCAGGTGCATCGCCAGGTGGTGCGCAAGCGCGCCGAGGTGCGGGACATCGAGATCCGCCCGGTCACCCACCTGCATTACATCGAGGTCCGCGAGCCGGACCTGCACGACCAGTCGAGCGATTTCCGCCGGCTCTGCGAATGCCTGCGCGAGCAATGGCCGAACTGGGGCATCGCCGACGACATCTCCTGCGACCACGCCGTGCTCACCACGCTGCAGAAGGCGCTGCGCGAGGGGAAATGGAAGGTCACGGTCGCGCTCCGCGAGGGCAACCGCGTCACCGGCGTCTGGCCTGGCTTCCGCGATAAAATTTATGGCCTTGCCGTCGATATCGGCTCGACCACCATGTCCGGCCATCTCTGCGACCTCGCGACCGGCAAGGTGCTCGCCTCGGCCGGCACCATGAACCCGCAGATCCGCTTCGGCGAGGACCTGATGAGCCGGGTCTCCTACGTGATGATGAATCCCGACGGCGAGGAGGAGATGACCCGCGTCGTGCGCGAGGCGGTGAACTTCCTCGCGACCCAGACGACGGCGGAGATCTCCGCCGGCTCGGACGAGATCGTCGAGCTGGTCTTCGTCGGCAATCCGGTGATGCATCACCTGATGCTCGGCATCGATCCGACGGAGCTCGGCGGCGCGCCCTTCGCGCTGACGATCGACACCGCCGTCGAACTGAGCGCCTCCGAACTCGACCTCTATCTCCATCCGGGCGCGCGGATCTATGCCCTGCCCTGCATCGCCGGCCATGTCGGCGCCGACACCGCCGCCGTCGTGCTCTCCGAGACGCCCTACAAGAACGACGAGATCACCCTGATCGTCGATGTCGGCACCAATGCCGAGATCGTGCTCGGCAACCGCGACCACCTGCTCGCCTGCTCGAGCCCGACCGGCCCCGCCTTCGAGGGCGCGCAGATCTCCAGCGGCCAGCGCGCGGCGCCGGGCGCCATCGAGCGCGTGCGGATCGATCCGGAGACCCTGGAGCCGCGCTTCCAGATCATCGGCCGCGACCGCTGGTCGAACGAGCCGGAATTCGCCGAGGCAGCCGGGGAGATCGGCGGCATCACCGGGATCTGCGGTTCCGGCATCATCGAGGCGATCGGCGAGATGTTCCTCGCCGGCATGATCACCACCGACGGCGTGATCGACGGCGCGCTGGCGGAGAAGTCGGAGCGGATCTATTCCGACGGCCGCACCTTCTCCTACCGGATCTCCGAGACCGTCTCGGTGACCCAGACCGACGTGCGCTCGATCCAGCTCGCCAAGGCCGCGCTCTATGCCGGCGCGCGCCTGCTGATGGACCGCCGCGGCGTCGATGCTGTCGACCGCGTGGTGCTGGCCGGCGCCTTCGGCAGCCATATCGACCCGAAATACGCCATGGTCCTCGGCATGATCCCGGACTGCGAGCTGGCGAACGTCACCTCGGTCGGCAACGCGGCCGGCACCGGCGCCCGCATCGCGCTGCTGAACGGCCAGGCGCGCAAAGAGATCGAGTGGGTCGTGCGCACCATCGAGAAGGTGGAGACGGCGGTCGAGCCGCGCTTCCAGGAACATTTCGTCGGCGCCATGGCGCTGCCGCACAAGACGGATCCCTATGCGCGGCTGCGCGCGGCGGTGAAGCTGCCGGAGCCGCGGAGCCTCACGGGCGGGGACGGCGAAGGCGGCGGACGGCGGAGACGGCGGCGTTAA